One window from the genome of Cervus elaphus chromosome 8, mCerEla1.1, whole genome shotgun sequence encodes:
- the LOC122698723 gene encoding LOW QUALITY PROTEIN: GRIP1-associated protein 1-like (The sequence of the model RefSeq protein was modified relative to this genomic sequence to represent the inferred CDS: inserted 1 base in 1 codon) has translation MAQALSEEEFQRMQAQLLELRTNNYQLSDELRKNGVELTSLRQKVAYLDKEFSKAQKALSKSKKTQEVEGLLSENEMLQAKLHSQEEDFRLQNSMLMAEFSKLCSQMEQLERENQQLKAGAAQAGSLVDGELLRLQAENTALQKNVAALQERYGKEAGRSPAACEGEGDPPGVSTSPIMAPMPLAEVELKWEMEKEEKRLLWEQLQGLETLKQAETSRLQEELAKLSEKLKKKQESFCRLQTEKETLFNDSRNKIEELQQRKEADLKAQLARTQKLQQELEAANQSLAELRDQRQGERLEHAAALRALQDQVSLQSADAQEQVEGLLTENNALRTSLAALEQIQTAKTQELNMLREQTAGLTAELQQRQTQYEDLMGQKDDLNCQLQESSRANSRLLEQLQELGQEKEQLIQELQEARKSAEKRKAMLDELAMETLQEKSQHKEELGAVRLRHEKEVLGVRARYERELRELHEDKKRQEEELRGQIREEKARTRELETLQQTVEELQAQVHSMDGAKGWFERRLKEAEESLQQQQXEQEEALRQCREQHASELKSKEEELQGVQEQLRQAQEERDCHLKTINSLKQEVKDTVDGQRILEKKGSAALKDLKRQLHLERKRADKLQERLQDILTNSKSRSGLEELVLSEMNSPSRTQTGDSSSVSSFSYREILREKASSTVPARSLSSSPQAQPPRPAELSDEEVAELFQRLAEMQQEKWMLEEKVKHLEVSSASMAEDLCRKSAIIETYVMDSRIDVSVAAGHTDRSGLGSVLRDLVKPGDENLREMNKKLQNMLEEQLTKNMHLHKDMEVLSQEIVRLSKECVGFPDPDLEPGEAS, from the exons aTGGCGCAAGCTCTGTCTGAAGAGGAGTTTCAGCGGATGCAGGCTCAGCTACTAGAACTCCGGACAAACAACTACCAGCTTTCAGATGAACTACGCAAGAATGGTGTTGAACTCACCAGTCTTCGACAGAAGGTTGCCTACCTGGATAAGGAGTTCAGCAAAGCTCAGAAGGCACTGAGCAAGAGCAAGAAAACTCAGGAAGTCGAGGGGCTGCTGAGTGAAAATGAGATGCTTCAGGCAAAGCTGCATAGCCAGGAGGAGGACTTCCGCTTGCAGAACAGCATGCTTATGGCCGAGTTCAGCAAGCTCTGCAGCCAGATGGAACAGCTGGAGCGGGAGAACCAGCAACTGAAGGCTGGGGCTGCCCAAGCTGGGAGCCTTGTGGATGGGGAGCTACTGAGACTGCAGGCGGAGAACACAGCCTTGCAGAAGAACGTGGCAGCCCTGCAGGAGCGCTATGGGAAAGAGGCTGGCAGGTCCCCAGCTGCCTGTGAGGGTGAAGGGGACCCCCCAGGGGTCTCAACTTCCCCTATCATGGCCCCCATGCCATTGGCAGAAGTGGAGCTGAAatgggaaatggagaaggaagaaaagagattgCTCTGGGAGCAACTGCAAGGCTTGGAGACCTTGAAGCAGGCTGAAACATCCAGGCTGCAGGAAGAACTTGCTAAGCTCTccgagaaactgaaaaagaaacaagaaagtttTTGCCGTCTgcagacagaaaaggagacactaTTCAATGACAGCCGGAACAAGATTGAGGAGTTACAACAGCGGAAGGAGGCTGATCTCAAAGCCCAGTTGGCTCGAACTCAAAAGCTGCAGCAGGAACTCGAGGCTGCCAATCAGAGCTTGGCAGAGCTGAGAGATCAGCGGCAAGGGGAGCGCCTGGAGCATGCAGCAGCTCTGCGAGCCCTACAGGATCAGGTGTCCCTTCAGAGTGCAGATGCGCAGGAACAAGTGGAAGGACTTTTGACTGAGAATAATGCTCTGAGAACTAGCCTGGCTGCCCTGGAGCAGATCCAAACAGCAAAGACCCAAGAACTGAATATGCTCCGGGAACAAACTGCTGGACTGACAGCTGAGTTGCAGCAGCGGCAGACTCAGTATGAGGACCTCATGGGACAGAAAGATGACCTGAACTGCCAGCTCCAGGAGTCATCGCGGGCCAATAGTCGGCTGCTGGAACAACTCCAGGAACTTGGGCAGGAGAAGGAGCAATTGATCCAGGAACTACAGGAGGCTCGGAAGAGTGCTGAGAAGCGGAAGGCCATGTTGGATGAGCTGGCCATGGAGACACTGCAGGAGAAATCCCAGCACAAGGAAGAGCTGGGAGCAGTGCGACTACGGCATGAGAAGGAGGTGCTGGGAGTGCGGGCCCGCTACGAGCGTGAGCTCCGTGAGCTGCACGAAGACAAGAAGCGGCAGGAGGAGGAGCTGCGTGGGCAGATCCGTGAGGAGAAGGCTCGAACGCGGGAACTGGAGACTCTTCAGCAGACGGTAGAAGAACTTCAAGCTCAGGTGCACTCTATGGATGGAGCCAAGGGCTGGTTTGAACGGCGCTTGAAGGAGGCTGAGGAAtctctgcagcagcagc cagaacaagaGGAAGCCCTCAGGCAGTGTCGGGAGCAGCACGCCAGTGAGCTGAAGAGCAAGGAGGAGGAGCTACAGGGTGTGCAGGAGCAGCTCCGACAGGCCCAGGAGGAGCGGGACTGTCACCTGAAGACCATCAACAGCCTGAAGCAGGAAGTAAAGGACACAGTGGATGGGCAGCGAATCCTGGAAAAGAAGGGCAGTGCTGCGCTCAAGGACCTCAAACGGCAGCTGCACCTAGAGCGGAAACGGGCAGATAAGCTGCAGGAGCGGCTGCAAGACATCCTCACAAACAGCAAGAGCCGCTCAGGGCTTGAGGAGTTGGTTCTCTCAGAGATGAACTCACCAAGCCGGACCCAGACTGGGGACAGCAGTAGCGTCTCCTCCTTCAGCTACCGCGAGATCTTGCGGGAGAAGGCGAGCTCAACTGTTCCAGCGAGGTCCTTATCCAGCAGCCCTCAGGCCCAGCCCCCCCGGCCAGCAGAGCTGTCAGATGAGGAAGTGGCTGAGCTCTTTCAGCGCCTGGCAGAGATGCAGCAGGAGAAATGGATGCTGGAGGAGAAGGTGAAGCACCTGGAGGTGAGCAGTGCATCCATGGCAGAGGACCTCTGCCGGAAGAGTGCCATCATTGAGACCTACGTCATGGACAGCCGGATTGATGTATCTGTGGCAGCAGGCCACACAGACCGCAGCGGGCTGGGCAGCGTCCTGAGAGACCTAGTGAAGCCAGGTGATGAGAACCTTCGGGAGATGAACAAGAAGCTACAGAACATGCTGGAAGAGCAGTTGACCAAGAATATGCATTTGCACAAGGACATGGAAGTTCTGTCCCAGGAAATTGTGCGGCTCAGCAAGGAGTGCGTGGGGTTCCCCGACCCCGACCTAGAACCAGGAGAAGCCAGCTAA